In Rhodothermus sp., one genomic interval encodes:
- a CDS encoding nucleoside recognition domain-containing protein, which produces MLNYIWAGLIIFSLVFAVASDVRDLVRDTYRNGDPLPVTLVFPEGYRPEVRRQPVVVQIDSATFRAFYRTETTPAPAYTGELVQFRSGRELRFASEVDLPEPLATIRQVTSPRANELRGTLHTLTFRSDSLATAALVFAPVRFVRLQAITDAAFEFARTAVTLALGLIGLLALWLGLLRIAETAGLVQHLARWTQPLLRPLFPDVPRDHPAFALITLNLTANMLGLGNAATPLGIKAMEALQKLNPRPDTATNAMVMLLAMNTASVQLVPPVLLMAIMGAAINELILPIILVTLTSLVVAIIAAKLLARLPAYRHPEPQQATTDHHPQPKTDA; this is translated from the coding sequence ATGTTGAACTATATCTGGGCCGGTTTGATCATTTTCAGCCTGGTGTTTGCAGTTGCCTCGGACGTACGTGACCTGGTGCGTGACACCTATCGCAATGGGGATCCCCTGCCGGTCACGCTTGTCTTTCCCGAAGGCTATCGCCCGGAGGTACGTCGCCAGCCCGTCGTGGTACAGATCGATTCGGCCACGTTTCGGGCCTTCTACCGTACGGAGACAACCCCGGCCCCAGCCTATACGGGCGAGCTGGTGCAGTTTCGCTCCGGCCGTGAGTTGCGCTTTGCCAGCGAGGTGGACCTGCCTGAGCCCCTGGCTACAATTCGCCAGGTGACTTCGCCCCGCGCCAATGAGCTACGCGGCACGCTCCATACGTTGACGTTTCGCTCCGACTCGCTGGCTACCGCGGCCCTCGTGTTCGCCCCGGTGCGCTTTGTGCGCCTGCAGGCTATCACCGACGCTGCCTTTGAGTTTGCCCGAACGGCCGTCACGCTGGCGCTGGGACTCATTGGCTTGCTGGCGCTCTGGCTTGGCTTACTGCGCATTGCCGAAACGGCCGGGCTTGTACAGCACCTGGCCCGCTGGACCCAACCACTCCTGCGGCCACTTTTTCCCGACGTGCCCCGTGATCATCCAGCCTTTGCCCTTATCACACTCAACCTGACGGCTAATATGCTCGGCTTAGGCAATGCGGCCACGCCTCTGGGTATCAAAGCCATGGAAGCGCTCCAGAAGCTCAATCCGCGCCCCGACACGGCCACCAATGCGATGGTCATGCTGCTGGCAATGAACACCGCCAGCGTACAACTCGTGCCTCCTGTACTGCTTATGGCCATCATGGGCGCGGCGATCAACGAGCTGATCCTGCCCATTATCCTGGTCACGCTGACCTCACTCGTCGTGGCCATCATTGCCGCCAAATTGTTAGCACGATTGCCCGCCTACCGTCATCCTGAGCCTCAACAGGCTACGACCGACCATCATCCCCAACCCAAAACAGATGCCTGA
- a CDS encoding cation diffusion facilitator family transporter, which translates to MQWPDLRDPRHRAMVASLVVSALMLVGKFAAYLLTGSAAIFSDAAESLVHMLATAFVAFSLWYALQPPDLNHPYGHGKIAYFSAGFEGAMILLAAVGILYTAVQDLLHGAALRRLGLGVLLTALFSLINLLLGLYLIRVGRRHHSLVLEANGRHVLTDMWTSVGVVAGVALVAWTDLRWLDPLVAIIIALNILRTAFKLLRQAVAGLMERVDEEDTRQLVSVLDEAVRQGIISDYHQLRHRRTGDQLWVEYHLMLPGEKTLDEAHARAHQVEEAIQASFPERRVYVTAHLEPEHHEQAHPVGHQEPTDPLTTRMKR; encoded by the coding sequence ATGCAATGGCCTGATTTACGCGATCCGCGTCACCGGGCGATGGTTGCCAGCCTGGTGGTATCGGCGTTGATGCTTGTCGGAAAGTTTGCAGCCTATCTACTTACAGGAAGTGCTGCCATTTTCTCGGATGCCGCTGAGTCGTTGGTGCACATGCTGGCGACGGCCTTTGTCGCCTTCAGCCTCTGGTATGCGCTGCAGCCTCCCGACCTGAATCACCCCTATGGCCACGGCAAGATTGCTTACTTTTCGGCCGGCTTTGAAGGGGCAATGATTCTGCTGGCCGCCGTTGGCATCCTGTATACGGCAGTGCAGGACCTGCTGCATGGGGCAGCATTGCGGCGGCTGGGACTGGGGGTACTACTGACCGCGCTTTTTAGCCTGATCAACCTGCTGTTGGGGCTTTACCTGATCCGGGTGGGACGGCGGCATCATAGCCTCGTGCTGGAAGCAAACGGACGCCATGTGCTCACGGACATGTGGACCAGCGTGGGCGTGGTGGCTGGTGTGGCGCTGGTGGCCTGGACCGACCTGCGCTGGTTGGATCCGCTTGTTGCGATCATCATCGCGCTTAACATTCTGCGGACGGCCTTCAAGCTCCTGAGGCAGGCCGTGGCCGGCTTGATGGAACGCGTTGACGAAGAGGATACGCGACAACTGGTAAGCGTGCTTGATGAGGCCGTCCGGCAGGGCATTATCTCCGACTACCACCAGCTCCGGCATCGCCGTACAGGGGATCAGCTCTGGGTGGAATATCACCTGATGCTTCCCGGCGAAAAGACCCTGGACGAAGCGCATGCGCGGGCGCATCAGGTAGAGGAAGCCATTCAAGCCTCTTTCCCTGAGCGACGCGTCTATGTGACGGCCCACCTGGAACCCGAACATCACGAGCAGGCCCATCCCGTCGGCCATCAGGAACCTACAGATCCGCTGACAACCCGCATGAAACGGTAG
- a CDS encoding MerR family transcriptional regulator: MRDAARLYSIGEVARLTGLAPHVLRYWETEFDVLRPRKDAAGRRRYSEEDLALVREIQHLLHVERYTIEGARRVLERRQRSGDAAMRAQLLALRAFLVDLLHHLEAMAAREEPAKGNPDTS; this comes from the coding sequence ATGCGGGATGCGGCAAGGCTGTACAGCATTGGCGAGGTTGCACGGCTGACAGGGTTGGCGCCGCACGTGCTACGGTACTGGGAGACCGAGTTTGACGTGCTGCGGCCCCGAAAAGACGCAGCCGGGCGCCGGCGCTACTCAGAAGAGGACCTGGCCCTGGTGCGCGAGATTCAGCACCTGCTACACGTGGAACGCTATACAATTGAGGGGGCACGCCGCGTGCTGGAACGCCGGCAACGGTCAGGGGATGCCGCCATGCGAGCCCAGTTGCTGGCGTTACGGGCATTTCTGGTCGACCTCCTTCACCACCTGGAGGCAATGGCTGCCCGTGAAGAGCCCGCAAAAGGGAACCCCGATACCTCCTGA
- a CDS encoding DMT family transporter, with product MSQSRLKYELALMFDVLVWGINFPILKVALATMHPFVVNLVRFIFSLLVLGVLHARAYRRTSTSFFEPMRTHGYAILLLGMLGYVVYQVAFIVGVSLTTAGSAALIMASAPLWTAVISQLRGYDRLNLLGWIGLLGSLLGTALVVIYGPRALSFSRDALLGNLLMTGAAVAWGAYTALSQPYVHRMDPASLTFFGLLLAYPVLALLGLPYLDTIRWSTVDTFVWGALIFSGTLSTGLTLAFWNHAIRHVGPSHTAAFGNLVPVVALVSGYLMLDEPVTTAQLLGGAGIIGGLLLMRRARRLPLPS from the coding sequence ATGTCACAAAGCCGTCTCAAGTATGAGCTGGCCCTGATGTTTGATGTGTTGGTCTGGGGCATCAACTTTCCCATCCTCAAGGTAGCGCTGGCCACCATGCATCCGTTTGTGGTCAATCTGGTGCGCTTCATCTTTTCTCTGCTGGTGCTGGGGGTCCTGCATGCCCGCGCCTATCGGCGAACCTCCACGTCTTTCTTCGAGCCAATGCGCACGCATGGCTACGCCATCCTGCTACTGGGCATGCTGGGCTATGTGGTGTACCAGGTGGCTTTCATTGTCGGAGTGAGCCTGACAACCGCTGGAAGTGCCGCCCTCATCATGGCCAGTGCACCGCTCTGGACGGCTGTGATCAGTCAGCTTCGGGGCTATGACCGTTTGAATTTGCTGGGCTGGATCGGGCTATTGGGCTCATTGCTCGGGACTGCCCTTGTGGTGATCTATGGCCCCCGCGCGTTGAGCTTTTCCCGGGATGCCCTGCTGGGCAATCTGTTAATGACCGGAGCTGCGGTTGCCTGGGGAGCGTACACAGCGCTCAGTCAGCCTTACGTACACCGTATGGATCCGGCCAGCCTGACCTTCTTTGGCCTGTTGCTGGCCTACCCCGTCCTGGCGCTACTGGGGCTACCGTATCTCGACACCATCCGATGGAGCACGGTCGATACCTTCGTCTGGGGCGCCTTGATTTTCTCGGGCACCCTCTCAACCGGTCTGACCCTGGCCTTCTGGAACCATGCCATTCGGCATGTTGGTCCTTCCCACACGGCCGCCTTCGGCAACCTGGTTCCGGTAGTTGCCCTGGTCTCCGGTTACCTGATGCTGGACGAACCGGTAACAACAGCCCAGCTACTGGGAGGCGCCGGTATCATCGGAGGCCTGCTGCTGATGCGACGTGCCCGCCGCCTGCCGCTTCCCTCCTGA
- the uvrC gene encoding excinuclease ABC subunit UvrC, whose product MNTALQEKLAHLPTRPGVYIHRDAAGQALYVGKAKNLRQRVRSYFQEGRPRDGRLEALVRKIADVEVIVTDTEAEALILENNLIKQLKPRYNINLRDDKTYPYICIANERFPRVFPTRRIRKDGAKYFGPYTDVSQMHRLLRLIRSLFKLRTCNLNLSPEAIAAGKYQPCLEYHIQKCAAPCVGLQSEEDYNATIRQIEQLLNGKTQALIAQLRKSMKARAAALDFEGAAELRDQIRLLEQHAERQKIVSHDFADRDVFALAVDRTDGVACGVVFQVREGKVIGRRHRYLRRIEGQCEGALLQAFVENYYAEAVFFPDEVLLSHELEEPGALEALLRERRGRKVPLRVPRRGDKAGLVQLAEANARLLLEEWRLAQKKRGEARIPEAVRALQEALHLPHLPRRIECFDISHLGGTGTVASCVVFEDGRPSKRHYRTFKIRSVTPGKPDDYQAMREAVTRRYRRLLDEGGPWPDLVVIDGGKGQLASALDALDTLSLRGRFPVIGLAKRLEEIYRPGDPDPYQLPKTSPALQLLQRVRNEAHRFAVTMQRRQRRRVLHSALLNIPGIGPRSVEKLLKHFGSVKRVREADLEALAAIVGQARARRLRQYFEQLDPSS is encoded by the coding sequence ATGAACACGGCGTTGCAGGAAAAACTGGCCCATCTGCCTACCCGCCCGGGCGTCTACATTCATCGCGACGCTGCGGGCCAGGCGCTCTATGTCGGCAAGGCAAAAAATCTACGCCAGCGCGTCCGCTCCTATTTTCAGGAAGGACGTCCACGCGACGGTCGGCTCGAAGCCCTCGTGCGCAAGATTGCTGATGTCGAAGTCATCGTAACCGATACGGAGGCGGAAGCGCTTATTCTTGAAAACAACCTGATCAAGCAACTCAAGCCCCGCTACAACATCAACCTGCGGGACGATAAGACCTACCCGTATATCTGTATTGCCAATGAGCGCTTTCCCCGCGTTTTTCCGACACGGCGCATCCGCAAAGACGGCGCCAAGTACTTCGGCCCTTATACTGATGTAAGCCAGATGCATCGGCTGCTACGGCTGATCCGTTCGCTGTTCAAGCTCCGTACCTGCAACCTGAACCTCTCGCCCGAAGCAATCGCGGCCGGAAAGTACCAGCCTTGCCTGGAGTATCATATTCAGAAGTGCGCAGCTCCCTGTGTCGGACTCCAGTCTGAAGAAGACTACAACGCTACCATTCGTCAGATTGAGCAGTTGTTGAACGGAAAGACGCAGGCGCTCATTGCCCAGCTTCGGAAATCCATGAAAGCCCGGGCGGCCGCGCTGGACTTCGAGGGAGCTGCCGAACTACGCGACCAGATCCGGTTGCTTGAGCAGCACGCTGAGCGTCAGAAGATCGTCAGTCATGATTTCGCCGATCGCGATGTGTTTGCCTTGGCTGTCGATCGTACGGACGGCGTGGCCTGTGGTGTGGTGTTTCAGGTGCGAGAAGGCAAGGTAATCGGTCGGCGTCACCGATACCTGCGTCGCATCGAAGGACAATGCGAGGGTGCGCTTCTGCAGGCTTTTGTCGAGAACTACTACGCCGAAGCGGTCTTCTTTCCCGACGAAGTGCTCCTGTCGCACGAACTGGAAGAGCCAGGCGCGCTGGAAGCCCTGTTGCGCGAGCGGCGAGGCAGGAAGGTGCCGCTGCGCGTCCCCAGACGTGGGGATAAAGCCGGTCTGGTACAGTTGGCCGAAGCTAATGCTCGACTGTTGCTCGAAGAATGGCGACTGGCGCAAAAAAAACGTGGAGAGGCACGCATTCCGGAAGCCGTTCGTGCCCTCCAGGAGGCATTGCATCTTCCCCACCTGCCTCGCCGCATCGAATGCTTTGACATCTCGCATCTGGGGGGCACCGGGACGGTGGCCTCCTGTGTGGTCTTCGAAGATGGACGCCCCAGTAAGCGCCACTATCGCACGTTCAAGATTCGTAGCGTTACCCCGGGCAAACCGGACGATTATCAGGCCATGCGCGAGGCCGTTACCCGGCGCTATCGACGCCTGCTGGACGAAGGCGGTCCATGGCCCGACCTGGTCGTAATCGACGGCGGCAAAGGTCAGCTTGCCAGCGCCCTGGACGCACTCGACACCCTGTCGTTACGCGGCCGCTTTCCCGTCATCGGCCTTGCCAAGCGACTCGAAGAGATCTATCGTCCGGGCGATCCAGACCCCTACCAGCTTCCCAAAACCAGCCCCGCCCTGCAGCTACTGCAGCGCGTCCGCAACGAAGCACACCGCTTCGCCGTGACCATGCAACGCCGTCAGCGTCGCCGTGTACTACACTCGGCCCTGCTCAACATCCCGGGCATTGGTCCCCGCTCGGTCGAAAAGTTGCTCAAGCACTTCGGTTCGGTAAAGCGCGTGCGTGAGGCCGACCTGGAGGCGCTGGCTGCCATTGTCGGACAGGCTCGTGCCAGACGCCTCCGCCAGTACTTCGAACAGTTGGACCCTTCAAGCTGA
- a CDS encoding SMC family ATPase, translating into MVPVALRLKNFMSYGEAAPVLDFQQFQVACLSGNNGQGKSALLDAITWALWGEARKTSDSRKPDEHLLRVGAHQMEVEFTFDLEGQRYRVLRRYTRSSSGKTSRSELELQVYEPETGAYRPLTGSSVSETQRRLNQLLGIDYQTFINASFLLQGRANEFTRKKPGERKEILARILNLDRYERLAELAREEVREAKARAEQLERQITQIQEALQEEPALKTQHSALLAQQRALEAECDQRRQQRDRLQERRVRLEEAQQRLEELREAERLQVARLQEERERLAGLEAELQDLEQLLERREEIEQAYKRYQALQEERRLLETRRDQYWGVQKQLDQIKADRDRLRAELEKKLELTRKEREHVQRRLQELAARLRERPTLEERLRTALQAQKELNQLEERRQQRRALEEEIRKVSEALLSEQKQLEGQLDSLRRQLEQEAEVPAKLAELEASCRVLEQEVTRYRQLREELEQLKEAGTRKRQEIEGLQVRLQELERQQQELQQRYTTFLQAEADVCPVCGSTLEPEHRQEVERHYQEQLQELERLLSEGRRQLVEQQQQLEQLRKQYRKQQHEVEQRSQVPEQLAARKAQLEELRQRKAKLEELERQTAALKARLEARNFGQSHRQRLEALHRQLEAIPFDEARLETLRQRAAEATSLRERLEELEMLQGQRESLENEQQRLERLEQRYRHELDQGDAMRSLQQRIQELQEKLQQIGFDPTRLQQVQQELEALGDVSVQLHRLLHAREHLAKGHQDREALQRRIAQETETLTRLRQQAERLEQELKTWPEVQTAFEAAQQQLEASEQALRAVQQQLGECQARLEQLQTLRAQHTQLQQELKAVRHRERLHRYLQQAFGKHGIPSLIIEQTLPELEARANELLERLTDGRMHVYLRTQRTTKSGGTKETLDIIITDEQGAARPYETFSGGEAFRVDFALRLALAQLLAERSGVRVRTLVIDEGFGTQDPQGLQLLVEAIQAVQSDFDKILVITHLSELKQVFPVRIEVEKDPVEGSRFELVGV; encoded by the coding sequence ATGGTACCGGTAGCGCTGCGACTGAAGAACTTCATGAGCTATGGAGAAGCCGCGCCTGTGCTCGACTTTCAACAGTTTCAGGTAGCCTGTCTGTCGGGCAACAACGGTCAGGGCAAGTCGGCACTGCTGGATGCGATTACCTGGGCACTCTGGGGGGAAGCGCGCAAGACAAGTGACAGTCGCAAACCCGACGAGCATCTGCTGCGTGTGGGGGCTCACCAGATGGAGGTGGAGTTTACCTTCGATCTCGAAGGCCAGCGCTATCGCGTACTGCGTCGCTACACGCGCTCCAGTTCGGGAAAGACCAGCAGATCGGAGCTGGAGCTTCAGGTGTATGAGCCTGAGACCGGAGCCTATCGGCCACTTACAGGTAGCTCAGTGAGCGAAACGCAGCGCCGCCTCAATCAACTGCTGGGGATTGACTATCAGACCTTCATCAATGCTTCCTTCCTGTTGCAGGGACGGGCGAACGAGTTTACCCGCAAAAAACCAGGCGAACGAAAAGAGATCCTGGCCCGGATCCTGAACCTGGACCGCTATGAGCGGCTGGCAGAGCTGGCGCGTGAAGAGGTGCGGGAAGCAAAAGCACGTGCCGAGCAACTTGAACGGCAAATCACGCAGATCCAGGAAGCCCTGCAAGAGGAACCTGCACTGAAAACACAGCACAGCGCCTTACTGGCGCAGCAACGTGCCCTGGAGGCCGAATGCGACCAGCGGCGCCAACAACGAGATAGATTGCAGGAGCGGCGGGTACGTCTGGAGGAAGCCCAGCAGCGTCTTGAAGAACTACGTGAAGCGGAACGGCTGCAGGTGGCACGCCTTCAGGAGGAACGCGAACGGCTGGCCGGGTTGGAGGCCGAGTTGCAGGATCTGGAGCAACTACTGGAACGACGTGAGGAGATCGAACAGGCCTATAAACGCTACCAGGCGTTGCAGGAAGAACGGCGCCTGCTGGAAACCAGGCGCGATCAGTACTGGGGCGTGCAGAAACAGCTGGACCAGATCAAGGCCGATCGCGACCGGCTGCGGGCTGAGCTGGAGAAGAAGCTGGAGCTGACCCGCAAGGAGCGCGAACATGTGCAGCGACGGCTGCAGGAGCTGGCAGCACGCCTGCGGGAGCGTCCGACGCTGGAAGAGCGGTTACGGACGGCTCTGCAGGCCCAAAAGGAGCTAAATCAGCTGGAAGAGCGGCGACAGCAGCGCAGGGCGCTTGAGGAAGAAATCCGTAAGGTGTCCGAGGCGCTGCTGTCCGAGCAGAAACAGCTGGAAGGACAGCTGGACTCCCTGCGGCGTCAGCTGGAGCAGGAGGCTGAGGTGCCCGCAAAGCTGGCGGAGCTGGAGGCTTCCTGCAGGGTCCTGGAACAGGAAGTGACGCGCTATCGACAGCTGCGGGAAGAGCTGGAACAGTTAAAAGAGGCCGGTACGAGGAAGCGACAGGAAATCGAAGGGTTGCAGGTCCGCCTGCAGGAACTGGAGCGACAGCAACAAGAGCTGCAGCAACGCTACACCACGTTTTTACAGGCTGAGGCGGATGTTTGTCCGGTGTGCGGCAGTACGCTGGAGCCAGAGCACCGACAAGAGGTGGAACGACACTATCAGGAGCAGCTGCAGGAGCTGGAGCGTCTGCTGTCCGAAGGGCGTCGCCAGCTTGTCGAGCAGCAGCAACAGCTGGAGCAACTCCGTAAGCAGTATCGGAAACAGCAGCACGAAGTAGAGCAGCGATCGCAGGTGCCGGAGCAACTGGCCGCCCGGAAGGCCCAGTTGGAAGAGCTGCGACAACGTAAAGCAAAGCTGGAAGAACTGGAACGCCAGACGGCCGCACTGAAAGCACGACTTGAAGCTCGCAATTTTGGACAGTCGCATCGGCAACGGCTGGAAGCGCTGCATCGGCAGCTGGAGGCAATACCGTTTGATGAAGCACGACTTGAAACGTTGCGGCAGCGTGCGGCCGAAGCCACGTCGCTGCGTGAACGGCTGGAGGAACTGGAGATGCTCCAGGGACAGCGCGAAAGCCTGGAGAATGAGCAACAACGCCTGGAGCGGTTGGAGCAGCGTTATCGGCACGAGCTGGATCAGGGAGACGCAATGCGGAGCCTGCAGCAGCGTATCCAGGAACTGCAGGAGAAATTGCAACAGATTGGCTTCGATCCGACGCGCCTGCAGCAGGTGCAGCAGGAGTTGGAAGCGCTGGGCGATGTCAGCGTCCAGTTACATCGCCTGCTGCACGCTCGGGAGCATCTGGCTAAAGGACATCAGGATCGGGAAGCGCTGCAGCGGCGCATTGCTCAGGAAACAGAAACCTTGACGCGGCTGCGTCAGCAGGCGGAGCGATTGGAGCAGGAATTGAAGACCTGGCCGGAAGTGCAGACGGCCTTCGAAGCCGCCCAGCAGCAGCTTGAGGCTTCGGAGCAGGCACTACGTGCGGTGCAGCAGCAGCTTGGTGAATGCCAGGCGCGTCTGGAGCAGTTGCAGACGCTTCGTGCGCAACACACGCAGCTCCAGCAGGAGTTGAAGGCGGTGCGGCATCGCGAGCGCCTGCATCGGTATCTGCAGCAGGCCTTTGGAAAACACGGGATCCCTTCGCTGATTATCGAGCAAACGCTACCCGAGCTGGAAGCGCGTGCCAATGAGCTACTGGAGCGGCTTACTGATGGCCGCATGCATGTCTATCTGCGGACGCAGCGAACGACAAAGTCCGGGGGGACCAAAGAGACCCTGGATATCATTATCACCGATGAGCAGGGAGCCGCTCGGCCCTACGAAACCTTTTCAGGAGGGGAAGCCTTTCGGGTTGACTTTGCGCTACGGTTGGCCCTGGCGCAGCTTCTGGCTGAACGCAGCGGCGTGCGCGTGCGTACGCTGGTCATCGACGAAGGCTTTGGTACGCAGGATCCTCAGGGACTTCAATTGCTGGTCGAAGCGATCCAGGCCGTGCAATCCGATTTTGATAAGATTCTTGTAATTACGCATCTTAGCGAGCTCAAGCAGGTGTTCCCGGTGCGTATCGAAGTCGAGAAAGATCCGGTTGAAGGATCGCGCTTTGAGCTGGTCGGTGTGTAA
- a CDS encoding spore maturation protein, translating into MDAFRTLIETLSLLILPLLIVGFPLYGLLRRVPVYEAFVEGAREGFDVAVRIIPYLVAILFAIGMFRASGAMDFLIELLRPVLHPLRIPPEVLPMAILRPLTGSGSAAVVLDLIRQYGEDSLFVKIAAVMFGSTETTFYVLVVYFGAVNISKTRHAVPAGLIADVAAMLMAIYLVQWLFAG; encoded by the coding sequence ATGGACGCTTTCCGCACCCTGATCGAGACGCTGTCGCTATTGATCCTACCACTGTTGATCGTGGGCTTTCCCCTTTATGGCCTGTTGCGCCGCGTGCCCGTCTATGAGGCTTTTGTCGAAGGTGCCCGGGAAGGGTTCGACGTCGCTGTTCGTATTATTCCCTATCTGGTGGCGATCCTGTTTGCCATCGGCATGTTTCGCGCCTCAGGGGCCATGGATTTTCTGATCGAGCTGCTGCGTCCTGTGCTACACCCCCTGCGCATCCCACCTGAAGTGTTGCCCATGGCGATCCTGCGTCCCCTGACCGGCTCCGGATCGGCAGCTGTTGTGCTCGACCTGATTCGTCAGTATGGTGAGGACTCCCTCTTTGTCAAAATCGCCGCCGTGATGTTCGGCTCCACTGAAACGACTTTCTATGTGCTGGTGGTATACTTCGGAGCGGTCAACATCTCCAAGACACGCCATGCTGTACCGGCCGGGCTGATCGCCGACGTCGCCGCCATGCTCATGGCGATCTATCTGGTGCAATGGTTGTTTGCCGGATAG